One segment of Sphingomonas telluris DNA contains the following:
- a CDS encoding F0F1 ATP synthase subunit A, with amino-acid sequence MHQFTVEPLVPLHIGGYDISFTNSSLWLFIALALIMIFFALGSKRELVPGRWQMAAEGVTGFVDNMVKVNIGPEGKKFMPYIFSLFVFILTANFLGLFPLAIIPGLHQFTTTSHFSITGVLAVVSFAIVLIVGFWRHKLHFFSLFVPHGTPAVMVPLIFLVELLSFMVRPFSLGLRLFVAMIAGHILMEVFGSFIVSGLSGGPLGWGVSALSFVFIIFVTLLELLVCAIQAYVFALLTTLYLNDAINLH; translated from the coding sequence ATGCACCAGTTCACGGTGGAACCCCTCGTTCCACTGCACATCGGCGGTTACGACATCAGCTTCACGAACAGTTCGCTGTGGCTCTTCATTGCGCTCGCGCTGATCATGATTTTCTTCGCGCTGGGTTCGAAGCGTGAGCTGGTGCCCGGCCGCTGGCAGATGGCCGCGGAGGGCGTGACCGGCTTCGTCGACAATATGGTGAAGGTGAACATCGGGCCCGAGGGCAAGAAGTTCATGCCTTACATCTTCTCGCTGTTCGTGTTCATCCTGACGGCGAACTTCCTGGGACTGTTCCCGCTGGCGATCATTCCCGGGCTGCACCAGTTCACGACGACCAGCCACTTCAGCATCACCGGCGTTCTCGCGGTGGTCAGCTTCGCGATCGTGCTGATCGTCGGCTTCTGGCGCCACAAGCTGCACTTCTTCTCGCTGTTCGTGCCGCACGGCACGCCGGCCGTCATGGTACCGCTCATCTTCCTGGTTGAGCTGCTGTCCTTCATGGTCCGCCCCTTCAGCCTCGGCCTCCGACTGTTCGTCGCGATGATCGCTGGTCACATCCTCATGGAAGTGTTCGGCAGCTTCATCGTCAGCGGCCTCAGCGGCGGCCCGCTCGGCTGGGGCGTGAGCGCTCTCAGCTTCGTGTTCATCATCTTCGTGACGCTGCTCGAGCTGCTCGTCTGCGCCATCCAGGCTTACGTTTTCGCGCTGTTGACGACCCTGTATCTCAACGACGCAATCAACCTTCACTAA
- a CDS encoding F0F1 ATP synthase subunit B family protein has product MANAHPTTVATVEQGSGPAPEHEAEGGLISAPFFISLAMVVIIVALVWKKVPAAIGKALDDKIDVIRKQLAEAESLRKDAEALKAEYEAKAKAADTEAAAIVDQARHEADSIVAQAKQNAEALVERRQRMAEDKIAAEERAAVDQLRAAAANAAREAAVRIIRERVDATADEALVGDAIRSIGSR; this is encoded by the coding sequence ATGGCTAATGCCCACCCCACCACCGTCGCGACCGTCGAGCAGGGCAGCGGCCCCGCTCCCGAGCATGAAGCGGAAGGCGGCCTCATTAGCGCGCCCTTCTTCATCTCGCTGGCGATGGTCGTCATCATCGTCGCTCTCGTCTGGAAGAAGGTGCCTGCCGCGATCGGCAAGGCGCTCGACGACAAGATCGACGTCATCCGCAAGCAGCTCGCCGAGGCGGAATCGCTCCGCAAGGACGCCGAGGCGCTGAAGGCCGAGTACGAAGCCAAGGCGAAGGCCGCCGACACGGAAGCTGCCGCCATCGTCGACCAGGCCCGTCACGAGGCGGACTCGATCGTCGCCCAGGCGAAACAGAATGCCGAAGCCCTGGTCGAGCGCCGCCAGCGAATGGCCGAGGACAAGATCGCCGCCGAAGAGCGCGCGGCCGTGGACCAGCTTCGCGCTGCAGCCGCGAACGCCGCTCGCGAGGCAGCGGTCCGCATCATCCGCGAGCGTGTCGATGCAACGGCCGATGAAGCGCTCGTCGGCGACGCGATCCGGAGCATCGGCAGCCGCTAA
- a CDS encoding intermembrane phospholipid transport protein YdbH family protein, with amino-acid sequence MADRWSVEEGDSERRVVIRARGWRRVVVIGLVALLLFFVVAIIGLWIARRPIASEVLHDQFEQRGVRATYELTKVGLRTQEVRNLVIGNPKNPDLVARYALIQLRWGLTGNVSVYRIVARGVRLKGKLINNRVVWGDVSKMMPPPSNKPFALPNIVLDVADSSIGLETPFGDLGFAVAGNGNLSGGFKGNVAAVSQKIVLGKCQVTALRTYAAVRVVARRPQVEGPLVARGFTCPASNLLMDQPRFDLDASFSESLTNFDGSARITTQRMIAGANGLAALTGNVRFTGTPKTAFGSIDAAAQKSRLGPIYAERTHIQGRYLLGASAGTLAFLGKYDANNANLAPSMLASVTGPLAAAGSTPLGPIAAAMGKAVGGFASNFDASGGIRMVNFPGGGAARIESADVYAATGARVRVSGGDGVTYYWPVSRLRIDGLIETAGGGLPTGKILLRQPRSGAPMSGEARFQPYQVGASRLALDPMRFQARANGATEFTTAATLDGPFPDGRVKAFRLPLNGRLGPNGAFSVGNACLVASWRYFRMNEIQFGPTRLPVCPIGPAVVTKPANGALRIAGVTNNPRLQGHIGKSPLSLAASSGRIVDKQFSFVDLAAKLGKPEAPVVLDAKRLQGTFAANGISGTFNGGRSTIGDIKLLVSDADGRWRFQNSNLAVNGALTLSDLTPESRFYPLRSNDFQLTMKGNNLDAGGTLVHPDSGTKITDVTIHHRLASGNGSAILDVPGITFGEGLQPEELTRATEGVIALVQGTLTGRGQINWTGSGAVTSTGDFSTAGMDLAAPFGPVTGLKGTIHFTDLLGLVSAPGQTATIATINPGILVENGVIHYQLLPDQLVKVERGEWPFMGGRLILHETILNFGKPTAKRLTFEVQGLDAKTFVNSFGFAGLDATGKFDGVLPMIFDENGGRIIGGRLDSEDPGGSLAYNGEINKANLGMMGGIAFDALRDLRFRSMVIRLDGDLAGEFTTRLTIEGVALGQTTTQSIIRGFFKKIPLKLNVSIRGPFRALISMAKGFKDPTSIIAPVLPFPLDAPGLTTEVRRIEEEKTQTQTPPDEQVEVRPPPTPTER; translated from the coding sequence ATGGCTGACAGGTGGAGTGTGGAAGAGGGGGATTCCGAACGAAGGGTGGTCATACGCGCCCGCGGATGGCGACGCGTGGTCGTCATCGGCCTCGTGGCGCTTCTGCTGTTCTTCGTCGTCGCCATCATCGGCCTGTGGATCGCGCGCCGCCCGATCGCCAGCGAAGTCCTCCACGATCAGTTCGAGCAGCGCGGCGTCCGTGCGACCTATGAGCTGACCAAGGTCGGATTGCGCACTCAGGAAGTGCGCAACCTCGTCATCGGCAATCCCAAGAATCCCGACCTCGTCGCGCGTTACGCGCTCATCCAGTTGCGATGGGGTCTTACCGGGAACGTCAGCGTCTACCGCATCGTCGCACGCGGAGTCCGCCTGAAGGGCAAACTCATCAACAACCGCGTCGTGTGGGGCGACGTCAGCAAGATGATGCCGCCGCCCTCGAACAAGCCTTTCGCGCTTCCGAACATCGTCCTCGACGTCGCGGACAGCAGCATCGGCCTTGAGACGCCCTTCGGAGACCTGGGCTTCGCGGTCGCGGGCAACGGCAATCTCTCGGGCGGCTTCAAGGGCAATGTCGCGGCGGTCAGCCAGAAAATCGTTCTCGGCAAGTGCCAGGTCACCGCGCTTCGGACCTATGCCGCAGTTCGCGTCGTTGCCCGCCGTCCACAGGTCGAAGGCCCGCTGGTCGCGCGAGGGTTCACATGCCCCGCCAGCAACCTGCTGATGGACCAGCCCCGCTTCGATCTCGACGCCAGCTTCAGCGAGAGCTTGACGAACTTCGACGGCAGCGCGCGCATCACAACACAGCGCATGATCGCCGGGGCCAACGGCCTTGCCGCGCTCACCGGCAACGTGCGCTTCACTGGCACGCCAAAGACCGCGTTCGGAAGCATCGACGCGGCTGCGCAGAAGTCTCGCCTCGGCCCCATCTACGCCGAACGTACGCACATCCAGGGCCGCTATCTGCTCGGCGCATCGGCCGGAACGCTCGCCTTCCTCGGCAAATACGATGCCAACAACGCGAACCTCGCACCCTCCATGCTCGCATCGGTCACGGGCCCGCTGGCCGCTGCGGGCTCCACGCCGCTCGGCCCCATCGCTGCCGCCATGGGCAAGGCGGTCGGCGGCTTCGCGAGCAACTTCGACGCGAGCGGCGGCATCCGCATGGTCAACTTCCCAGGCGGAGGTGCGGCACGGATCGAATCCGCCGACGTGTACGCCGCGACCGGGGCACGGGTGCGCGTCTCTGGAGGCGACGGTGTCACCTATTACTGGCCGGTGTCGAGACTGCGCATAGACGGGCTCATCGAGACGGCGGGCGGCGGCCTTCCGACCGGGAAGATTCTTCTCCGCCAGCCACGCAGCGGCGCACCGATGAGCGGTGAAGCGCGCTTCCAGCCGTATCAGGTCGGCGCGTCGCGCCTCGCGCTCGATCCGATGCGCTTCCAGGCGAGAGCGAACGGAGCGACCGAGTTCACCACCGCTGCCACGCTGGACGGTCCCTTCCCTGACGGCCGCGTCAAGGCCTTCCGCTTGCCACTAAACGGCCGGCTCGGCCCGAATGGGGCGTTTTCCGTCGGAAACGCCTGCCTCGTCGCGAGCTGGCGGTACTTCCGGATGAACGAAATCCAGTTCGGGCCGACCCGCCTGCCGGTCTGCCCGATCGGACCGGCGGTCGTGACCAAGCCCGCGAACGGCGCCCTGCGGATTGCCGGCGTCACCAACAATCCACGCCTCCAGGGGCATATCGGCAAGTCGCCGCTCAGCCTCGCAGCCAGCAGCGGCCGGATCGTCGACAAGCAATTCTCGTTCGTCGACCTGGCTGCCAAGCTTGGCAAGCCGGAAGCCCCGGTCGTGCTCGACGCCAAGCGCCTCCAAGGCACTTTCGCCGCGAATGGCATCAGCGGCACCTTCAACGGCGGCCGTTCGACCATTGGCGACATCAAGCTCCTCGTCAGCGACGCCGACGGTCGCTGGCGCTTCCAGAACAGCAATCTGGCTGTGAACGGCGCCCTGACCCTGTCCGACCTGACACCGGAATCGCGCTTCTATCCGCTGCGGAGCAACGACTTCCAACTGACGATGAAGGGCAACAATCTGGACGCGGGCGGCACGCTCGTGCATCCGGACAGCGGCACCAAGATCACCGACGTCACCATCCATCACCGGCTGGCGTCCGGCAATGGCAGTGCCATTCTCGACGTACCGGGAATCACGTTCGGCGAAGGTCTTCAGCCCGAAGAGCTGACGCGTGCCACTGAAGGCGTGATCGCTCTTGTCCAAGGCACCCTTACCGGGCGCGGCCAGATCAACTGGACGGGATCGGGCGCAGTCACTTCGACGGGCGATTTTTCGACCGCCGGAATGGACCTGGCAGCCCCGTTCGGTCCCGTAACGGGTCTGAAGGGCACGATCCACTTCACCGATCTGCTCGGCCTCGTGAGCGCACCGGGCCAGACCGCGACGATCGCCACCATCAACCCCGGCATCCTGGTCGAGAATGGCGTGATCCACTATCAGTTGCTGCCCGATCAGCTGGTGAAGGTGGAGCGGGGCGAATGGCCGTTCATGGGCGGCCGCCTCATCCTCCACGAGACGATCCTCAACTTCGGCAAGCCCACCGCCAAGCGACTGACGTTTGAGGTCCAGGGCCTCGACGCAAAAACCTTCGTGAACAGCTTCGGCTTCGCCGGGCTCGACGCGACGGGCAAGTTCGACGGCGTCCTGCCGATGATTTTCGACGAGAACGGCGGCCGGATCATCGGCGGACGGCTCGACAGCGAGGATCCGGGCGGAAGCCTCGCCTACAATGGTGAGATCAACAAAGCGAACCTCGGCATGATGGGCGGCATCGCGTTCGACGCCCTGCGCGACCTTCGCTTCCGCTCGATGGTCATCCGCCTCGACGGTGACCTCGCCGGTGAATTCACGACGCGCCTCACCATCGAAGGCGTCGCGCTCGGACAGACCACGACCCAGTCGATCATCCGCGGCTTCTTCAAGAAGATTCCGCTCAAGCTCAACGTGTCCATCCGCGGCCCATTCCGCGCCCTGATTTCGATGGCCAAGGGCTTCAAGGACCCGACCTCGATCATCGCGCCCGTCCTGCCGTTCCCGCTCGATGCCCCCGGCCTGACCACCGAGGTGCGGCGCATCGAGGAAGAGAAGACACAGACCCAGACCCCGCCCGACGAGCAGGTCGAAGTCCGGCCACCCCCCACCCCAACCGAGAGATGA
- a CDS encoding PdaC/SigV domain-containing protein: MIRASGLAAVLVLLCASAADAKAVKVERNSKALQFTFEWSSEAATIPALSKDFRAKMEKAFKRAAANAAEDAKSAKDMKREFHAHFYNEAWTTAGQSTRLLSLQGQIGTFTGGAHPNSTDVALLWDRALNRKVDMARLFTSPAGFETVTRQAYCRALDAERKKRRQGEDLGAMFGECPKYSDLAIAPKDKNGDGRFDTIDFIASPYVAGPYVEGDYEIDLPVTRKLMMALKPAYRASFKAQPQ, translated from the coding sequence ATGATCCGTGCTTCTGGATTGGCAGCGGTCCTCGTCCTGCTGTGCGCTTCGGCGGCGGATGCCAAGGCCGTCAAGGTCGAGCGAAACAGCAAGGCGCTCCAGTTCACCTTCGAATGGTCGTCCGAGGCGGCGACAATCCCTGCGCTGAGCAAGGATTTCCGCGCCAAGATGGAGAAGGCGTTCAAGCGCGCCGCTGCCAATGCCGCGGAAGATGCGAAGTCCGCCAAGGACATGAAACGTGAATTCCACGCGCATTTTTACAATGAGGCGTGGACGACTGCGGGGCAGAGCACCCGCCTTCTCTCCCTGCAGGGCCAGATCGGCACGTTCACGGGAGGAGCACATCCGAACAGCACGGACGTCGCGCTGCTCTGGGATCGCGCCCTCAACCGTAAGGTCGATATGGCGAGGCTATTTACCTCTCCAGCAGGCTTCGAGACGGTGACGCGGCAGGCCTATTGCCGTGCGCTGGACGCCGAGAGGAAGAAGCGCCGGCAGGGCGAGGATCTCGGCGCGATGTTCGGTGAGTGCCCCAAGTACTCCGACCTGGCGATCGCGCCCAAGGACAAGAACGGCGACGGACGTTTCGACACGATCGACTTCATCGCGTCGCCTTACGTCGCCGGCCCCTATGTCGAGGGCGATTATGAGATCGACCTGCCGGTCACGCGCAAGCTGATGATGGCGCTGAAGCCGGCCTATCGTGCGTCCTTCAAGGCTCAGCCGCAATAA
- a CDS encoding F0F1 ATP synthase subunit B family protein, with product MPQIVQLPLIFASQLFWLVVVFGIIYFVIAKGMVPKIQSVVEDRDRKIADDLAAAQKAREQAETSEGVYRERIEAGRSEALKVAQEAKTKAALDTEKKLKAVDEKVGTRIAEAQARIRAAADQARLELEPVAAEAASELVTKLTGQKVSAKDAEPAVKAVLHG from the coding sequence ATGCCTCAGATCGTTCAGCTTCCTCTGATCTTCGCCTCGCAGCTGTTCTGGCTCGTGGTGGTGTTCGGAATCATCTACTTCGTCATTGCGAAGGGCATGGTCCCGAAGATTCAAAGCGTGGTCGAAGACCGCGACCGGAAGATCGCCGACGACCTCGCAGCCGCTCAGAAGGCTCGCGAGCAGGCGGAGACGTCGGAAGGCGTTTACCGCGAGCGGATCGAGGCTGGCCGCAGCGAGGCCCTGAAGGTCGCTCAGGAGGCCAAGACGAAGGCCGCGCTCGACACCGAGAAGAAGCTCAAGGCCGTCGACGAGAAGGTCGGCACGCGTATCGCGGAGGCGCAGGCGCGCATCCGCGCAGCGGCCGACCAGGCGCGGCTTGAGCTCGAACCGGTGGCGGCCGAAGCGGCGAGCGAACTCGTCACCAAGCTGACGGGCCAGAAGGTTTCCGCTAAAGATGCCGAACCGGCTGTGAAGGCTGTGCTCCATGGCTAA
- a CDS encoding SDR family NAD(P)-dependent oxidoreductase: protein MKIQGIAAVVTGGASGLGEATARELAKRGAKVAVFDRDVEKGEKVAAEIGGVFCEVDVTSDEKVAAAFAKAREAHGQERVLVNCAGVANAAKTVGRDKETKEPKFYPMVQFELAIQINLIGSFRCIANSAFGMVGVDPLEDGERGCIINTASVAAEDGQIGQAAYSASKGGVLAMALPIARDLMNDGIRVNTILPGVFKTPMVAMMPPNVQEALGAQVPFPKRLGKAEEYADLAAFIVETPYLNAESIRLDGGIRMAPR, encoded by the coding sequence ATGAAGATTCAGGGCATTGCCGCGGTCGTGACCGGCGGCGCTTCCGGCCTCGGTGAGGCCACCGCTCGCGAGCTTGCCAAGCGCGGCGCGAAGGTCGCCGTGTTCGACCGCGACGTCGAAAAGGGCGAGAAGGTCGCGGCCGAGATCGGCGGCGTCTTCTGCGAGGTTGACGTGACCAGCGACGAGAAGGTCGCCGCCGCCTTCGCAAAGGCACGTGAGGCGCATGGGCAAGAGCGGGTGCTCGTCAACTGCGCCGGCGTCGCCAATGCCGCCAAGACGGTCGGCCGCGACAAGGAAACCAAGGAGCCGAAGTTCTACCCGATGGTCCAGTTCGAGCTGGCCATCCAGATCAACCTGATCGGCAGCTTCCGCTGCATCGCCAACTCGGCGTTCGGGATGGTCGGCGTCGATCCGCTGGAAGACGGCGAGCGTGGCTGCATCATCAACACCGCATCGGTCGCGGCTGAGGACGGGCAGATTGGGCAGGCGGCCTATTCGGCGTCGAAGGGCGGCGTGCTGGCCATGGCGCTGCCGATTGCGCGCGACCTGATGAACGACGGTATCCGCGTGAACACCATCCTTCCCGGCGTGTTCAAGACGCCGATGGTCGCGATGATGCCGCCGAACGTGCAGGAGGCACTCGGCGCGCAGGTGCCGTTCCCGAAGCGCCTCGGCAAGGCCGAGGAATATGCGGACCTGGCGGCCTTTATCGTCGAGACCCCATATCTGAACGCGGAATCCATCCGGCTCGACGGCGGCATCCGCATGGCGCCCCGTTGA
- a CDS encoding YdbL family protein encodes MNLRLALFALALAAPSAAPAQSDDLQAARRAGQVGERFDGYLGYAVTPPANVQRQVQAINIRRRALYSDLASRRGVTTQVAALATGCELLARISVGEVYMLQDGTWHRRQAGQPAPRPDYCG; translated from the coding sequence GTGAACCTACGGCTCGCCTTGTTTGCGTTGGCGCTCGCAGCGCCGTCTGCCGCGCCGGCCCAGAGCGACGATCTGCAGGCCGCGCGGCGCGCAGGTCAGGTCGGCGAGCGGTTCGACGGCTATCTCGGATACGCAGTGACGCCGCCGGCGAACGTCCAGCGGCAGGTCCAGGCGATCAACATTCGGCGCCGCGCGCTCTATTCGGATCTCGCAAGCCGCCGCGGCGTGACGACGCAGGTGGCCGCGCTGGCGACCGGTTGCGAGCTGCTGGCGCGAATCTCGGTTGGGGAAGTCTACATGCTGCAAGACGGGACCTGGCATCGGCGACAGGCAGGCCAGCCTGCGCCACGCCCGGATTATTGCGGCTGA
- a CDS encoding YnbE family lipoprotein, with amino-acid sequence MTRTQRNVRASLIAAILGVPLSGCISVKPPDKPIEINLNVDIRQEVLVKLQQDAQQLINQNPDAFPQAQQPGKRP; translated from the coding sequence ATGACGAGAACCCAGAGAAATGTCCGCGCGTCGCTGATTGCCGCGATCCTCGGCGTGCCCTTGTCCGGCTGCATCAGCGTGAAGCCGCCCGACAAGCCGATCGAGATCAACCTCAACGTCGACATCCGGCAGGAAGTCCTCGTGAAGCTGCAGCAGGACGCTCAGCAGCTCATCAACCAGAACCCGGATGCCTTCCCGCAGGCGCAGCAGCCCGGGAAGCGCCCGTGA
- the cysQ gene encoding 3'(2'),5'-bisphosphate nucleotidase CysQ, which produces MTDYARLLDQIAETAREAGEAILEVVRRGFEVEHKQDSSPVTEADRAAERVILAALARYAPGIPVIAEEEVAAGRIPAHGDTYFLVDPLDGTKEFVRGGDDYTVNIGLIVEGAPLLGAVYAPATERLHGGLVGEGAWLEDVSGRQPIQTREPGEQLVAVASKSHFNQPTADYLCEAAKDCGYVAIGSSLKFCIVAEGRADIYPRLSPTSEWDTAAGHAVLLAAGGRVDGPDGGPLAYGKRAFLNRGFVATAGWQAPAIGSFLEPFSGGGDLPQGV; this is translated from the coding sequence TTGACCGATTACGCCAGGCTTCTCGACCAGATTGCGGAAACGGCACGCGAGGCGGGCGAGGCGATCCTCGAGGTCGTCCGCCGCGGCTTCGAAGTCGAGCATAAGCAGGACAGCTCGCCCGTCACGGAGGCCGATCGCGCAGCGGAGCGGGTGATCCTTGCGGCGCTGGCGCGTTACGCCCCCGGCATCCCGGTGATTGCGGAAGAAGAGGTCGCGGCCGGCCGCATACCCGCGCACGGCGACACCTACTTCCTCGTCGATCCGCTCGACGGGACGAAGGAGTTCGTTCGCGGCGGCGACGATTACACCGTGAACATCGGCCTGATCGTCGAGGGGGCGCCGCTCTTGGGCGCGGTCTATGCGCCGGCGACGGAGCGTCTCCACGGCGGGCTTGTAGGCGAGGGCGCCTGGCTCGAAGATGTCAGTGGCCGCCAGCCCATCCAGACGCGCGAACCCGGCGAGCAGCTCGTCGCAGTCGCGTCCAAGTCGCACTTCAACCAGCCGACCGCGGATTATCTTTGCGAAGCGGCGAAGGATTGCGGCTACGTGGCGATCGGCTCGTCATTGAAGTTCTGCATCGTCGCCGAAGGGCGTGCGGACATCTATCCACGCCTCTCTCCGACGAGCGAATGGGACACTGCGGCAGGCCACGCGGTGCTTCTGGCCGCCGGCGGACGCGTCGACGGCCCGGACGGCGGCCCGCTCGCTTACGGCAAGCGCGCCTTCCTCAACCGCGGCTTCGTCGCAACGGCTGGCTGGCAGGCACCCGCGATCGGTTCATTCCTCGAGCCCTTCTCGGGTGGGGGTGATCTTCCGCAGGGGGTCTGA
- a CDS encoding AtpZ/AtpI family protein yields the protein MATDETGQDPKLPPDARLDSLEKRLDRLQEEEAKRTHVVRPDPNYRIGQQVLGHLVGAPAGGFLIGLGLDAVFGTRPVFMLLLLFFGFGVGIRNVMRISKTPPGGNPGAGS from the coding sequence GTGGCGACGGACGAGACCGGGCAGGACCCAAAGCTTCCACCAGACGCACGTCTCGATTCGCTCGAAAAGCGGCTCGACCGGCTGCAGGAGGAGGAAGCGAAGCGGACGCACGTCGTACGGCCTGACCCTAATTATAGGATCGGCCAGCAGGTGCTAGGGCACCTCGTCGGCGCGCCCGCGGGAGGGTTCTTGATCGGGCTTGGGCTGGACGCTGTGTTCGGCACCCGGCCCGTGTTCATGTTGCTGCTGCTGTTCTTCGGGTTCGGCGTCGGCATCAGGAACGTCATGCGAATTTCGAAGACGCCGCCGGGCGGAAATCCCGGAGCTGGATCGTAA
- a CDS encoding F0F1 ATP synthase subunit C encodes MDFASAQVIGAGLAAIGVGAAAIGVGNVFGSFLESALRNPAAADGQQGRLFIGFAAAELLGLIAFAVAMIILYAR; translated from the coding sequence ATGGATTTCGCTTCCGCACAGGTCATCGGTGCTGGTCTGGCCGCGATCGGAGTCGGCGCCGCCGCCATCGGCGTGGGCAACGTCTTCGGCTCGTTCCTCGAGAGCGCGCTTCGCAACCCGGCAGCTGCCGACGGCCAGCAGGGCCGCCTGTTCATCGGCTTCGCCGCCGCTGAGCTTCTGGGCCTGATCGCGTTCGCGGTCGCCATGATCATCCTCTACGCGCGTTAA